Proteins encoded within one genomic window of Eurosta solidaginis isolate ZX-2024a chromosome 1, ASM4086904v1, whole genome shotgun sequence:
- the LOC137236670 gene encoding protein transport protein Sec24C-like, translating to MPNPISVIIENQNSAGGAFITNEQGLLPPLVTTKYVVEDQGNSSPRYVRSSLYCIPATADLFKTTALSITLTASPMARTDEGEYEPPIVNFGELGAIRSNRCKAQ from the exons atgccaaatccgataagcgttatcattgaaaatcaaaatagcgctggtggtgcttttattactaatgaacagggtttattaccaccattggtgaccacaaaatatgtggtagaagatcagggtaactcctcgccacgttacgttag gtcgtctttgtattgcatacctgcaacagctgatttatttaaaacaacagctttgtccattacacttaccgcctcaccaatggcacgaacggatgagggtgaatatgagccacccattgtaaattttggtgaattgggtgcaattagatctaatcgttgcaaggctcaatag